The proteins below are encoded in one region of Shewanella putrefaciens:
- the rarD gene encoding EamA family transporter RarD has protein sequence MPDFEYRKGILLAVSAYCMWGFAPLYFKLLHHVSATEILLHRVIWSFVFMLIIMQFIGGFSRLRLLFKQPKQLIVLAITSILIAGNWLLFIWAVNNDHMLDASLGYFINPLLNVLLGMLFLGERLRKLQWFAVALASAGVLIQLISFGSIPIVSLALAGTFGFYALLRKKVNVDAKAGLLVETAVLLPVALIYLIATLDTATANMLTNDWHLNLLLIAAGIVTTIPLLCFAGAAVRIPLSMLGFFQYIGPSIMFILAVSLFNEPFDAEKGVTFGFIWSALLVFTLDMAYKRKTA, from the coding sequence ATGCCAGATTTTGAATACCGCAAAGGGATCCTACTCGCCGTCAGTGCATACTGTATGTGGGGTTTTGCGCCTTTATATTTCAAGTTACTCCACCATGTTTCCGCCACCGAAATATTGCTCCACCGCGTCATTTGGTCATTTGTGTTTATGTTGATCATCATGCAATTTATCGGCGGATTTTCTCGACTACGCTTGTTATTCAAACAACCTAAACAGCTGATAGTACTCGCCATTACCTCTATCTTAATCGCAGGGAATTGGTTGCTATTTATTTGGGCGGTGAATAACGATCATATGCTCGATGCCAGCTTAGGCTACTTTATCAACCCACTGTTGAATGTATTGCTCGGCATGCTGTTTTTAGGGGAAAGGTTACGTAAATTGCAATGGTTTGCGGTCGCACTTGCCAGCGCAGGCGTGTTGATCCAGCTAATCTCATTTGGCTCAATTCCCATTGTCTCACTGGCACTCGCCGGCACCTTTGGCTTCTATGCACTGCTGCGAAAGAAGGTCAATGTGGACGCCAAGGCTGGCTTATTAGTTGAAACAGCAGTGCTATTACCGGTTGCGTTAATTTATCTTATTGCAACGCTGGATACCGCAACCGCCAACATGCTAACAAATGATTGGCACTTAAACTTACTGCTTATCGCTGCGGGGATTGTGACCACGATTCCGCTGCTGTGTTTTGCGGGGGCGGCGGTTCGCATTCCACTATCTATGCTCGGTTTTTTCCAATATATCGGTCCGAGCATTATGTTTATCCTCGCAGTGAGCCTGTTTAATGAGCCCTTCGATGCCGAAAAAGGCGTAACCTTCGGCTTTATCTGGAGCGCGCTGCTCGTCTTTACCTTAGATATGGCCTATAAACGCAAAACGGCGTAA